The segment TTTCGCTCCACCCGGACCGAACTGCCCGACGGGGCCGTCCTGGCCCTGTACACCGACGGCCTGGTCGAGACGCGCGGCCGGGACATCGACGCGGGCCTCGACGCCCTGCGCGCCGAACTGGCCCGGGCGGCCGGACCGCTGGAGCAGGAGGCCGACCGGATCCTGGCGGCCCTGCTGCCCGACGGGGCGACCGACGACACGGTCCTCGTCCTCGCCCGGCTCGGCCGGGCGGGCGACGAGGACAGGGAACCGTACGAGGACTGAGAGGCGGACATGGAATTCCTTCGCCCCGCGCAGTGGCGGGAGGCGCTCGCCGCCAAGGCGGAACACCCGTCGGCCGTGCCGATCGCCGGAGGCACCGATGTGATGGTCGAGATCAACTTCGACCTCCGCAGGCCCGAGTACCTCCTGGACCTCAACCGGATCGCCCTCCTCCAGGCATGGGAGACCGACGGGGACGCCGTCCGCCTGGGCGCCTGCGTCCCCTACACCCGGATCATCGAGGAGCTTCGCGGCCCCCTGCCCGGCCTCGCGCTCGCCTCGCGCACCGTCGCCTCCCCGCAGATCCGCAACCGCGGCAGCGTCGGCGGCAACCTGGGCTGCGCCTCGCCCGCCGGGGACGCCCACCCGGCGCTGCTCGCCGCCGGCGCCGAGGTCGAGGCCGAGTCCGTACGCGGCACGCGCATGATCCCGGTCGACGCGTTCTACACCGGTGTCAAACGCAACGCCCTCGCCCCCGACGAACTGATCAAGACCATCCGCGTCCCCGTCGCCGACGGCCCCCAGCAGTTCTCCAAGGTGGGCACCCGCAACGCGATGGTCATCGCCGTGTGCGCCTTCGGCCTGGCCCTCCACCCGCGCACCCGCTCGGTCCGCACCGGCATCGGCTCGGCCGCCCCCACCCCGGTCCGGGCCCGCGCCGCCGAGGAGTTCCTGGAGGCGGTGCTGGCGGAGGAGGGCCTCTGGGACTCCCGTACGGCCCTCGGCCCCTCGGTGGTGAAGCAGTTCGGCGACCTCGCGGCCGCCTCCTGCAACCCCATCGACGACGTCCGCGGCACCGCGCGGTACCGCCGCCACGCGGTCGGCGTCATGGCCCGCCGCCAGCTCCTGTGGACCTGGGACGAGTTCCGCGCCGACCGCTCCCGCTACTCCTGCTAGCTCCTCAGCCCTGCTCCAGCAGGCGGGTGGCCATCGCGCGCATCTCCACCTTGCGGATCTTGCCCGTGACGGTCATGGGGAACTCGTCCACCACGTGCACGTAGCGCGGGATCTTGAAGTGGGCGAGCCGGCCTTCGCAGTACGCGCGCACCGACTCGGCGGTCAGCGGCTCGGCCCCCTCCCGCATCCGCACCCAGGCCATCAGCTCCTCCCCGTACTTGGCGTCGGGGACGCCGACGACCTGGACGTCGAGGACGTCCGGGTGGGCGTGCAGGAACTCCTCGATCTCGCGCGGGTAGAGGTTCTCACCGCCCCGGATCACCATGTCCTTGATCCGCCCGGTGATGCTCAGGTAGCCGTCGGCGTCCATGACCGCGAGGTCGCCGGTGTGCATCCAGCCCTCCCGGTCCACGGCCTCGGCGGTCTTGTCCGGCTCCCCCCAGTAACCGATCATCACCGAGTAGCCGCGGGTGCACAGCTCGCCCGGGGTGCCGCGGGGGACCGTCCGGCCCGTCGCCGGATCCACCACCTTGACCTCCAGGTGCGGGCCCACCCGCCCGACGGTGGAAACCCGCCGCTCGACCGAGTCGTCCGCGCGGGTCTGCGTGGACACCGGCGAGGTCTCCGTCATGCCGTAACAGATGGACACTTCGGTCATCCCCATCCGCTCGATGACCTCGTTCATCACCTCCACCGGGCACGGCGAGCCCGCCATGATCCCCGTCCGCAGGCTCGACAGGTCGTAGCCGTCGAAGCCGGGCGCGGCCAGCTCGGCGATGAACATGGTGGGCACCCCGTACAACGAGGTGCAGGCCTCTGCCTCGACCGCCGCCAGGGTGGCGCCCGGGTCGAAGGACGGCGCCGGGATCACCATCGCCGCGCCGTGGCTCGTGCAGGCCAGTGCGCCCATGACCATGCCGAAGCAGTGGTAGAAGGGCACCGGTACGCACACCCGGTCCGCCTCGGTGTAGCCGCACAGCTCGCCCACGAAGAACCCGTTGTTGAGGATGTTGCGGTGGGAGAGGGTGGCGCCCTTCGGGAAGCCCGTGGTGCCCGAGGTGTACTGGATGTTGATCGGGTCGTCCGGGTGCAGGCCCGCCCGGGCCCGCGCCAGCACCGCGGGATCCCCGTGGCGCCCGCGCTCCAGCAGGGACTCCCACTGCGGCCCGTCGAACAGGACCGTGAACTCCAGGTCGGGGCAGCGGGGCCGGACCTCCTCGACCATCCCCGCGTAGTCGGAGGCCTTGAAGCGCTCCGCCGCGACCAGCAGCCGGATCCCGGACTGGTTCAGCACGTACTCCAGCTCGTGCGAGCGGTACGCCGGGTTGACCGTGACCAGGATGGCCCCGATCTTCGCGGTGGCGTACTGCACGAGCGTCCACTCGCCGCGGTTGGGCGCCCAGATGCCGACGCGGTCCCCCTGGACGATCCCGAGGTCCAGCAGCCCGAGGGCGAGGGCGTCCACGTCGGCGGCCAGCTCCCGGTAGGTCCAGCGGCGGCCCGCGGCCACGTCCACGAGGGCGTCGCGGCCGGGGAAGGTCCGCGCGGTCCGGTCGAGGTTGTCCCCGATCGTCTCCTCCAGGAGCGGGACCTCCGTGCTCCCGGAAGCAGAACTCGACGCGACGGACACACGTACCTCCTGGGCGGATGGCCGGGACGGCGGGAACGCCCGGCTGGTGGCCCGGCGCCCGCCCATGATCGCCTCCCCGGGCCCGTCCCGCCAGATCCCCACCCGGTATTCACGCGCCGGTAAATCGAGCATCCGTTCGAGTGGAGGGGTAGGCTGGAACCATGCACGCACTCCAGGGCTCCCTCTTCGACCAGACCGACGAGATCCGCCTCGGCCCCCTCTCGCCGCTGGAGCGCACCGGACTCGGGGCCGGGGCCTGGGTCGACCGGCTCCCCGGCTGGCTGACCGGAGCCGACGCCCTGTTCGAACACCTCGCCGCCGAGGTGCCCTGGCGCGCCGAGCGGCGCCAGATGTACGAGCGCGAGGTGGAGGTGCCCCGGCTGCTGGCCTTCTACGGGGCCGGCGACCCCCTGCCGCACCCCGTCCTCACCGAGGCCCGCGAGAGACTCGGCGCCCACTACGCCCCCGAACTCGGCGAACCCTTCGTCACCGCCGGGCTCTGCCTCTACCGCGACGGCCGCGACAGCGTCGCCTGGCACGGCGACCGCCACGGCCGCTCCGCCACCGAGGACACCCTCGTCGCGATCCTCTCCGTCGGCGACCCCCGCGACCTCGTCCTGCGCCCCCGCGACGGCGGCCCCACCCTGCTGCGCCTCCCCCTCGGCCACGGCGACCTCGTCGTGATGGGCGGCTCCTGCCAGCGCACCATGGAGCACGCCGTCCCCAAGACGGCACGCGCCGTCGGGCCCCGCATCAGCGTCCAGTTCCGCACCCGCGGCGTACTGTGAGGCCATGCGCAGCCGGAGCCCCCTGCGGAACCGGTGGGCCGACCTCCCACCCGCCGCGGGCGGAGCCGTCATGGCCGCCGGGATCCTCTCCGCCGGCCTGGAACTGACCGGCCACAGCCTCCTCTCCCTCGCCGCGCTGGCCGTCTCCGCCGCCCTCTGGCTGTTCCTGGCCGCCGACTTCACCGTCCGGCTCGCCGAAGACCGGGGCCGCTTCCGCGCCGACGCCGACACCCCGGCCGCCCTCACCGCCGTCGCCGCCACCACCGTCCTCGGAACCCGGCTGTCCCAGCTCGGCCGGCAGGACGCGGCCGCCGCCCTGCTGGTCCTGGCCGCCCTGCTCTGGCCCGGGCTGCTCCTGTCCGTCGTACGGCACTGGCGGCGCCGGATGCCCGGAGTGGTCTTCCTCGGCTGCGTCGCCACCCAGGGCCTCGCCGTCCTGTCGGCGGCGCTCGCCGCCGTCCACGGCCTCGACTGGCTCGCCGCCGCCGCGCTGGCCTGCTTCTGCCTGGGCGTCCTGCTGTACGTCCTCGCCCTGCGGCGCTTCGACTTCCGCGAGGTGCTCCGGGGAGCGGGCGACCACTGGGTCGCGGGCGGCTCCCTGGCCATCACCGCCCTCGCCGGGGCCAGGCTCACGGCCTCGCCCGTGGGGGCCGCCGGCCCGGTGCACACGGCCCTGCGCGCCGCCACCCTGACCGCCCTCGGCCT is part of the Streptomyces katrae genome and harbors:
- a CDS encoding AMP-binding protein, whose translation is MGGRRATSRAFPPSRPSAQEVRVSVASSSASGSTEVPLLEETIGDNLDRTARTFPGRDALVDVAAGRRWTYRELAADVDALALGLLDLGIVQGDRVGIWAPNRGEWTLVQYATAKIGAILVTVNPAYRSHELEYVLNQSGIRLLVAAERFKASDYAGMVEEVRPRCPDLEFTVLFDGPQWESLLERGRHGDPAVLARARAGLHPDDPINIQYTSGTTGFPKGATLSHRNILNNGFFVGELCGYTEADRVCVPVPFYHCFGMVMGALACTSHGAAMVIPAPSFDPGATLAAVEAEACTSLYGVPTMFIAELAAPGFDGYDLSSLRTGIMAGSPCPVEVMNEVIERMGMTEVSICYGMTETSPVSTQTRADDSVERRVSTVGRVGPHLEVKVVDPATGRTVPRGTPGELCTRGYSVMIGYWGEPDKTAEAVDREGWMHTGDLAVMDADGYLSITGRIKDMVIRGGENLYPREIEEFLHAHPDVLDVQVVGVPDAKYGEELMAWVRMREGAEPLTAESVRAYCEGRLAHFKIPRYVHVVDEFPMTVTGKIRKVEMRAMATRLLEQG
- a CDS encoding alpha-ketoglutarate-dependent dioxygenase AlkB, whose translation is MHALQGSLFDQTDEIRLGPLSPLERTGLGAGAWVDRLPGWLTGADALFEHLAAEVPWRAERRQMYEREVEVPRLLAFYGAGDPLPHPVLTEARERLGAHYAPELGEPFVTAGLCLYRDGRDSVAWHGDRHGRSATEDTLVAILSVGDPRDLVLRPRDGGPTLLRLPLGHGDLVVMGGSCQRTMEHAVPKTARAVGPRISVQFRTRGVL
- a CDS encoding tellurite resistance/C4-dicarboxylate transporter family protein; translated protein: MRSRSPLRNRWADLPPAAGGAVMAAGILSAGLELTGHSLLSLAALAVSAALWLFLAADFTVRLAEDRGRFRADADTPAALTAVAATTVLGTRLSQLGRQDAAAALLVLAALLWPGLLLSVVRHWRRRMPGVVFLGCVATQGLAVLSAALAAVHGLDWLAAAALACFCLGVLLYVLALRRFDFREVLRGAGDHWVAGGSLAITALAGARLTASPVGAAGPVHTALRAATLTALGLSLVWYAVLLVAEVRSPRPRYDIRRWSTVFPLGMTATACLTIAATTGPERLRPLGEVLLWIAVAAWALTSAAFLLSRRPGRRGSA
- a CDS encoding FAD binding domain-containing protein, whose protein sequence is MEFLRPAQWREALAAKAEHPSAVPIAGGTDVMVEINFDLRRPEYLLDLNRIALLQAWETDGDAVRLGACVPYTRIIEELRGPLPGLALASRTVASPQIRNRGSVGGNLGCASPAGDAHPALLAAGAEVEAESVRGTRMIPVDAFYTGVKRNALAPDELIKTIRVPVADGPQQFSKVGTRNAMVIAVCAFGLALHPRTRSVRTGIGSAAPTPVRARAAEEFLEAVLAEEGLWDSRTALGPSVVKQFGDLAAASCNPIDDVRGTARYRRHAVGVMARRQLLWTWDEFRADRSRYSC